From Rudanella lutea DSM 19387, a single genomic window includes:
- a CDS encoding aconitate hydratase, whose protein sequence is MAFDVDMIQRVYARLGERVEAARQAVGRPLTLSEKILYAHLSAGNATQAHERGKAYVDFAPDRVAMQDATAQMALLQFMQAGRPKVAVPSTVHCDHLIQAEVGADVDLDVAKSKNKEVYDFLSSISNKYGIGFWKPGAGIIHQVVIENYAFPGGMMIGTDSHTPNAGGLGMIAIGVGGADACDVMAGLPWELKMPKLIGVKLTGKLSGWASAKDVILRVAGILTVKGGTGCIVEYFGEGAESLSATGKGTICNMGAEIGATTSIFAYDEKMGDYLRATNRADIADAASAVAAHLRSDDEVYADPATYYDQLIEIDLNTLEPHINGPFTPDLAWPLSNFAKAVKENGWPEKLEVGLIGSCTNSSYEDMTRSASVAAQAAAKNLKTKAEFTITPGSELVRFTAERDGILNTFEGIGGVVLANACGPCIGQWARHMDDPTRKNSIITSFNRNFAKRNDGNASTHAFVASPEIVTAFAIAGDLTFNPMTDTLTNENGEQVMLDEPQGIEQPIKGYAVEDAGYQAPAEDGSGVEVIVSPTSDRLQLLAPFAAWEGTDLNGLKLLIKAKGKCTTDHISMAGPWLKYRGHLDNISNNMLIGAVNFYNEKTNSVKNQLTGEYGEVPAVQRAYKAAGVGSVVVGDENYGEGSSREHAAMEPRFLGVRAILVRSFARIHETNLKKQGMLALTFANPADYDKVQEDDSIDILGLTTFAPGVPLTVRLTHADGSVDEFAVNHTYNEGQIEWFKAGAALNIIRMKQGA, encoded by the coding sequence ATGGCTTTTGATGTTGACATGATTCAACGTGTGTACGCCCGCCTTGGCGAACGCGTTGAAGCGGCCCGCCAGGCCGTCGGTCGTCCACTGACCCTGTCTGAGAAAATTTTATATGCCCACCTGTCGGCTGGAAACGCGACGCAGGCCCACGAGCGCGGCAAAGCCTATGTTGACTTTGCTCCCGACCGGGTTGCTATGCAGGATGCTACCGCTCAGATGGCCCTGTTGCAGTTTATGCAGGCTGGCCGGCCAAAGGTTGCGGTACCCTCAACGGTACACTGCGACCACCTGATTCAGGCTGAAGTGGGTGCCGACGTCGATCTGGACGTAGCCAAGAGCAAAAACAAAGAAGTGTACGACTTCCTGTCGTCGATTTCGAATAAATACGGTATCGGTTTCTGGAAGCCCGGCGCGGGTATCATTCACCAGGTGGTGATCGAGAACTACGCGTTTCCGGGTGGTATGATGATCGGTACGGACTCACACACGCCCAATGCCGGTGGTCTGGGAATGATCGCGATTGGTGTGGGTGGTGCCGATGCCTGCGATGTGATGGCGGGCCTGCCCTGGGAGCTGAAAATGCCCAAACTGATTGGCGTTAAATTGACCGGCAAACTGTCGGGCTGGGCGTCGGCCAAAGACGTGATTCTGCGCGTAGCGGGTATCCTGACCGTAAAAGGAGGTACTGGCTGCATTGTGGAGTACTTTGGCGAAGGTGCCGAAAGCCTCTCGGCTACGGGTAAAGGAACCATCTGTAACATGGGTGCTGAAATTGGCGCTACGACGTCGATTTTCGCGTACGATGAGAAGATGGGCGACTACCTCCGTGCTACCAACCGGGCCGATATTGCCGATGCAGCGAGTGCGGTAGCCGCGCATCTGCGTTCGGACGATGAGGTGTATGCCGATCCTGCTACGTATTACGATCAGCTGATCGAGATCGACCTGAACACGCTGGAGCCGCACATCAACGGCCCATTTACGCCCGACCTCGCCTGGCCGCTGTCGAACTTCGCCAAGGCGGTGAAAGAAAATGGCTGGCCCGAGAAACTGGAAGTGGGTCTGATTGGCTCATGCACCAACTCAAGCTACGAAGACATGACCCGGTCGGCCTCAGTAGCGGCTCAGGCGGCAGCCAAGAATCTGAAAACAAAGGCCGAGTTTACCATTACGCCGGGTTCAGAACTGGTTCGGTTTACGGCTGAGCGCGACGGTATCCTGAATACGTTTGAAGGTATCGGTGGGGTAGTACTGGCCAACGCCTGTGGACCCTGCATCGGTCAGTGGGCTCGCCATATGGACGACCCAACCCGTAAGAACTCAATCATCACGTCGTTCAACCGGAACTTCGCCAAGCGGAACGACGGTAACGCCAGCACGCATGCGTTTGTGGCATCGCCCGAAATCGTGACGGCTTTCGCCATTGCCGGCGATCTGACGTTCAACCCCATGACCGACACCCTGACCAACGAAAACGGTGAGCAGGTGATGCTCGACGAGCCGCAGGGTATTGAGCAGCCGATCAAAGGCTATGCCGTTGAAGATGCGGGTTATCAGGCGCCGGCCGAAGATGGCTCGGGTGTGGAGGTGATTGTATCGCCCACGTCGGATCGTCTGCAACTGCTGGCTCCGTTTGCGGCCTGGGAAGGTACCGACCTGAACGGCCTGAAACTGCTCATTAAAGCAAAAGGTAAGTGTACAACCGACCACATTTCGATGGCCGGTCCGTGGTTGAAGTACCGCGGTCACCTCGACAACATTTCGAACAACATGCTCATCGGGGCGGTAAACTTCTACAACGAGAAAACCAACTCGGTGAAGAATCAACTGACGGGTGAGTATGGCGAAGTACCGGCCGTGCAGCGGGCATACAAAGCCGCTGGTGTGGGCTCGGTAGTTGTGGGCGACGAAAACTACGGTGAAGGTTCGTCACGCGAGCACGCGGCTATGGAACCCCGTTTCCTCGGTGTGCGGGCTATTCTGGTACGGTCGTTTGCCCGTATCCACGAAACCAACCTGAAAAAGCAGGGGATGCTGGCTCTGACGTTTGCTAACCCCGCCGACTACGACAAGGTACAGGAAGACGACAGCATCGACATCCTCGGCCTGACAACCTTCGCGCCGGGTGTACCGCTGACGGTTCGGTTGACTCACGCGGATGGTTCGGTTGACGAGTTCGCGGTAAACCATACCTACAACGAAGGTCAGATCGAGTGGTTTAAGGCAGGTGCTGCCCTGAATATCATTCGGATGAAGCAGGGTGCGTAA
- a CDS encoding response regulator, whose product MPDSVLIVEDDLAIAVALEESLRTAGRTVAGIARTYDDVLRYIERSPIALAIVDIHLANRTDGIAAARVLQRQWGSTIIYLTGSTDDATFERAKATGPAAFLNKPLRIREVLQQVELALDNPLRIRPNPHDGPIYLPTDYGFVRVAQPDIFYLEAARSYTLLYLNNSTLNQLNPARKPDEPLVLTGNLKYWEKHLSPTLFYRLSKSMLVNLSNIQRIDEYQIQLGPHAVSLPAGTRKALLDQLMVVRTR is encoded by the coding sequence ATGCCTGATTCTGTTTTGATTGTTGAAGATGATCTGGCCATTGCCGTTGCCCTGGAAGAGAGCCTCCGCACCGCCGGCCGAACGGTGGCTGGTATTGCCCGCACCTACGACGACGTGTTGCGCTATATCGAACGTTCTCCGATTGCTTTAGCGATTGTTGATATTCACCTTGCCAACCGTACCGACGGGATTGCCGCTGCGCGCGTACTCCAGCGTCAGTGGGGCTCCACCATTATTTACCTGACCGGCTCTACCGACGATGCCACCTTTGAACGGGCAAAAGCAACCGGGCCAGCCGCTTTTCTGAACAAACCGTTGCGCATCAGGGAGGTGCTGCAACAGGTTGAGCTCGCCCTCGATAATCCCCTTCGAATCCGCCCAAATCCGCACGACGGCCCCATTTATCTGCCTACCGATTATGGCTTTGTGCGCGTTGCCCAGCCCGACATTTTTTACCTGGAAGCAGCCCGGAGTTATACCCTGCTTTATCTGAACAATAGCACCCTGAACCAACTAAACCCGGCCCGGAAACCCGACGAACCGCTAGTGCTGACCGGAAATTTGAAATACTGGGAAAAGCATCTATCGCCCACCCTGTTTTACCGGCTTTCCAAGTCTATGCTGGTCAATTTATCGAACATCCAACGCATCGACGAGTACCAGATTCAGCTTGGCCCTCATGCCGTCAGTTTACCGGCAGGCACCCGCAAAGCGCTACTCGACCAGCTTATGGTGGTTCGGACCCGGTAG
- a CDS encoding sensor histidine kinase, translating into MRSFWLTILLICSSVRGLAQPPQHPKLPGARADFRAAAQRRDTLAMAEAAYIIGKHTWTSNDYVGGRNWLLYALRIWEKRGPSVQLNKVLIQLSGDESVMGNFPEAFVYANRALANSRQLKHPHSLMSAYWMLGTLHLERAQNGLDTPTARKKTGLDSAARYLQQAEAIALKIGKTIDIAGIRNTWAELLLDSDPAKAVDLLEYALRAYLTSGQGVSITRLHYKLSTAFLAVNNRRKAYEYLEKADSLLRQINDANLRLIIDGHYAWVKWYEATRQWPQAYQRLRMADSLQKRQLTREQRAVIAQLNVGYETSRRDKLLQQREAELKINKAVLTAQQNYTYGALGFSAVVLLASAFFYRLWQQNKRTRQQNEQLLAEQSHRTKNHLQAISGLLSLQASQLTDEDAKRAVEESQIRIQSMTLLNRKLSQATGQHAQGLPDIVPEIVQMILRSYSPKAVAVTCQVEPVPISVEQILPVVLILNELVTNACKYAFPNHPHPSLTIRCWPENNRIRLRVQDNGPGIRPDTSRKGFGMRLIALQTEQLWAEASFSQPPGLTFDLSIPGNA; encoded by the coding sequence ATGCGCTCTTTTTGGCTCACTATCCTACTCATTTGCTCCTCGGTTCGGGGGCTGGCTCAACCTCCGCAGCATCCTAAACTGCCTGGAGCGCGTGCCGACTTTCGGGCGGCAGCCCAACGGCGCGATACGCTGGCAATGGCCGAAGCCGCCTACATCATTGGGAAACACACGTGGACATCCAACGATTATGTAGGCGGACGAAACTGGTTGCTCTATGCACTGCGAATCTGGGAAAAACGGGGTCCTTCAGTCCAACTAAACAAAGTGCTTATCCAACTCTCGGGCGATGAGTCCGTAATGGGCAACTTCCCCGAAGCGTTTGTGTATGCCAACCGTGCCCTCGCCAACAGCCGCCAGCTCAAGCACCCCCATAGCCTGATGAGTGCCTACTGGATGCTGGGAACCCTCCACCTTGAACGAGCCCAAAACGGCCTCGATACACCGACTGCCCGCAAAAAAACAGGCCTCGACAGTGCAGCCCGGTACCTGCAACAGGCCGAGGCAATAGCCCTGAAAATCGGAAAGACAATTGATATTGCGGGCATCCGCAATACCTGGGCTGAACTATTACTGGACTCCGATCCGGCTAAGGCAGTAGACTTGCTTGAGTATGCATTGCGTGCGTACTTAACGTCAGGACAAGGGGTTTCAATCACCAGACTTCATTACAAATTAAGTACTGCCTTTCTGGCAGTGAACAATCGGAGGAAAGCCTATGAATACCTTGAGAAAGCCGATAGTCTGCTTCGCCAAATCAATGACGCAAACCTTAGACTAATCATAGACGGACACTACGCATGGGTAAAATGGTACGAGGCCACCCGGCAATGGCCGCAGGCATACCAACGGCTCCGCATGGCGGATTCATTGCAAAAACGCCAGCTGACGAGGGAACAACGAGCTGTAATTGCCCAACTAAATGTGGGGTACGAAACCAGTCGGCGCGACAAGCTTCTCCAGCAACGCGAAGCCGAACTGAAGATTAACAAAGCGGTACTAACCGCCCAACAAAATTACACCTATGGGGCCCTGGGGTTCTCGGCCGTGGTTTTACTTGCCAGTGCCTTTTTCTACCGCCTTTGGCAGCAAAACAAGCGTACCCGACAACAAAATGAGCAGTTACTGGCCGAACAAAGCCACCGCACCAAGAATCACTTGCAAGCCATATCGGGCTTGTTGAGCCTACAGGCGAGTCAGCTGACCGACGAAGATGCCAAACGGGCGGTCGAAGAGAGTCAGATTCGTATTCAGTCCATGACCCTGCTGAATCGAAAACTGAGCCAGGCGACTGGGCAACATGCGCAGGGGCTACCCGATATTGTGCCTGAGATTGTCCAGATGATTCTGCGCAGCTACAGTCCCAAGGCCGTTGCCGTTACCTGTCAGGTTGAGCCGGTGCCTATCTCGGTCGAACAGATACTCCCGGTTGTACTGATCCTAAACGAGTTAGTGACCAATGCCTGCAAATACGCGTTTCCAAACCACCCGCATCCAAGCCTCACTATTCGGTGCTGGCCAGAGAACAACCGTATTCGGTTACGCGTGCAGGACAACGGGCCGGGTATTCGCCCCGACACCTCCCGGAAGGGGTTTGGGATGCGGTTGATTGCCCTGCAAACCGAGCAATTATGGGCCGAAGCGAGCTTTAGCCAACCGCCCGGCCTTACCTTTGATTTATCTATTCCCGGAAACGCCTGA
- a CDS encoding right-handed parallel beta-helix repeat-containing protein — MKTTLLILGLMLATTFTFAQNVIRVQNGQSLQTIIDDPAFVAGSVLLLDPGSYGSVIVRKRVSIIGSGYFNGTNEAQLDDVTFASNNLTASDGSLITGCSMRTITISRSNITVQRCRFYPNSSTDDINIGAIDNARLVQCFIDGNVVISGDATNFLIKNCIINGAIYTRNSSVRYTGVIAHNTMTYAACDVISLGTTNVNVTVANNILITPATCNNANAGQNYRTDMFASFNNNIVRLGNYQSTNPSNVFLNVANMAGTLFTPAGTSLEGQYMLSASSPARGAGEGGTDCGAFGGADPYVLTGSPVGPVIQDLQVPATARQNETIQIRLRAKIQN; from the coding sequence ATGAAAACCACTCTACTTATCCTCGGCCTGATGCTGGCTACCACCTTCACGTTTGCCCAGAACGTGATTCGGGTGCAAAATGGACAGAGCCTCCAGACTATTATCGACGACCCTGCCTTTGTAGCCGGCTCGGTGTTGCTGCTTGACCCCGGTTCTTACGGTAGCGTTATCGTCCGAAAGCGGGTTAGTATCATTGGGAGTGGGTACTTCAACGGGACAAACGAAGCCCAGTTAGATGACGTTACGTTTGCCAGCAATAACCTGACGGCTTCAGATGGATCGTTGATTACGGGTTGCTCAATGCGCACAATTACGATCAGCAGAAGCAATATAACCGTGCAGAGATGCCGGTTTTACCCTAACTCATCTACTGATGATATTAATATTGGTGCCATTGATAATGCCAGACTGGTTCAGTGCTTCATTGATGGAAACGTCGTCATCAGTGGTGACGCAACCAACTTTCTGATTAAAAACTGTATTATCAACGGAGCGATATATACACGTAATTCTTCGGTTAGGTACACAGGAGTTATCGCCCATAATACAATGACGTATGCGGCCTGTGATGTGATTTCGCTGGGTACCACAAACGTCAATGTCACAGTAGCCAATAATATCCTCATCACGCCAGCTACCTGTAATAATGCCAACGCCGGGCAGAATTACCGGACGGATATGTTTGCCTCATTCAACAACAACATTGTTCGGTTGGGCAATTACCAAAGTACCAATCCGAGCAACGTTTTTCTGAATGTTGCCAACATGGCAGGTACATTGTTTACGCCCGCCGGAACATCGCTGGAAGGGCAATACATGCTCTCGGCCAGCTCGCCGGCCAGAGGTGCAGGCGAAGGTGGCACCGATTGCGGAGCGTTTGGTGGGGCAGATCCCTACGTGCTGACCGGTTCGCCCGTTGGGCCCGTAATTCAGGATTTGCAGGTGCCAGCTACCGCCCGGCAAAATGAAACCATTCAGATTCGGCTGCGGGCCAAAATCCAAAACTGA